In Stomoxys calcitrans chromosome 2, idStoCalc2.1, whole genome shotgun sequence, the following proteins share a genomic window:
- the LOC106084038 gene encoding uncharacterized transporter slc-17.2, giving the protein MAKREIPITSFDGIAENEMPDSMVKTPRLWGSARLCYTICAFLAMVVQLCLRNTLNFVILCMVKPQPTTFENATTFHEELAAAEADSYCGAIDTGTDSSKQRTGDLSWTRNQEFALLGTFYYGYLVTLPIAGRLADRFGGKLLFVHSITVQALVFMTLPFFARRSYEGAVVVRIIQGLIAGCGNPALYQLFSTWAHPTERTAFLSFAYGGFSVGALLVFPISSFLCKLGWETAFYVVGGVSLVFGICCQWLVYSNLEDHPRLSKDEYEYLKCSHVEKTSNKVPWKAILTSVPVYAFIFTHIFNTYGIMVFTLLIPRFFKEAMRLPLDQVGILSSAPFFGAFISKGITIASCSIIEKRENLNLTQFRRIVYVLCNLCTILFITGIVFSDCKQRILVTVFATCIGASADLSFSGAYWPSLLYVAPTYAGLISGIANCLATVSGFLAPLGISAIVRHGTKMEWNSVMSTLIASYLLGAATYGLFGSSKLAKWGKADKSQENNNEPSNENTIEA; this is encoded by the exons ATGGCTAAAAGGGAAATTCCTATCACCAGTTTTGATGGTATTGCCGAAAATGAAATGCCAGATTCCATGGTCAAAACCCCTCGCCTCTGGGGATCAGCACGTCTTTGCTACACAATTTGTGCCTTTCTGGCCATGGTGGTACAATTGTGCCTAAGAAATACTTTGAATTTTGTGATATTGTGCATGGTCAAGCCACAGCCGACTACATTTGAAAATGCAACAACATTTCACGAAGAACTTGCAGCAGCCGAAGCGGACAGCTATTGCGGGGCCATTGATACAGGCACGGATAGTTCGAAACAAAGG ACAGGCGATCTATCTTGGACCCGCAATCAAGAGTTTGCCTTATTGGGAACATTTTATTATGGCTACTTGGTGACATTACCCATCGCTGGTCGATTGGCTGATAGATTTGGAGGCAAATTGCTCTTTGTACATTCCATAACAGTGCAGGCTTTGGTGTTCATGACATTGCCCTTCTTTGCCCGAAGAAGTTATGAGGGAGCGGTAGTTGTGCGTATAATTCAAGGTCTTATAGCG GGTTGTGGCAATCCCGCCCTGTATCAACTTTTCTCCACCTGGGCCCATCCCACCGAACGTACTGCCTTCTTATCCTTCGCCTATGGAGGCTTCTCTGTTGGCGCTCTCTTAGTATTTCCAATTTCAAGTTTCCTCTGCAAGTTAGGTTGGGAAACAGCTTTCTATGTCGTTGGTGGAGTTTCACTGGTTTTTGGAATCTGTTGCCAATGGTTGGTCTACAGCAATCTAGAAGATCATCCTCGTTTATCCAAAGATGAATATGAGTACTTAAAATGTTCACATGTGGAGAAGACATCGAACAAAGTTCCGTGGAAGGCCATATTAACCTCTGTGCCAGTTTATGCCTTCATCTTTACCCATATTTTCAACACATATGGAATTATGGTGTTTACGCTGCTGATTCCGAGATTCTTTAAGGAAGCCATGCGCTTACCTTTGGATCAAGTGGGAATTTTGTCTTCAGCTCCCTTCTTTGGAGCATTTATTTCAAAGGGTATAACAATAGCATCCTGCAGTATTATTGAAAAACGCGAGAATCTCAATCTGACACAATTTCGTCGTATTGTTTACGTTCTAT GTAATTTATGTACCATCCTCTTTATAACGGGCATTGTGTTTTCCGATTGCAAGCAACGCATACTGGTAACTGTGTTTGCGACTTGCATAGGTGCCTCAGCGGATTTATCATTCTCCGGCGCATATTGGCCCAGCCTATTGTATGTGGCTCCCACCTATGCTGGACTGATCTCGGGAATTGCAAATTGTCTGGCCACTGTTAGTGGGTTTTTAGCACCACTCGGTATATCAGCCATAGTGCGTCAT GGTACAAAGATGGAATGGAATTCCGTAATGTCCACCTTAATAGCCTCGTATCTTTTGGGAGCTGCCACTTATGGCTTGTTTGGCAGTTCCAAACTTGCCAAATGGGGTAAAGCCGATAAGAGTCAGGAGAATAACAATGAACCAAGTAATGAGAATACGATCGAGGCATAA